Proteins from a genomic interval of Candidatus Binataceae bacterium:
- a CDS encoding chromate transporter, producing MNDADAVAVAVAAPSVPLGTIFRTFLTAGAISFGGGVVAYLRDFTVTETKWLDDDAFLDALEISQTLPGLNAINMSVIIGDNLRGIPGAIAAVLGLVLPGVIVIMGLGAAWQEESHNVQVRMFLIGVAAAAVGLLSTVTLQLGHKQFAKPLDLAIILATFIAVSILRVPLYIVLLVIGTAAILLYRPGARHESLEERARHLRERLRHRHYIHLRH from the coding sequence ATGAATGATGCTGACGCGGTGGCGGTGGCGGTGGCGGCGCCGAGCGTTCCGCTGGGAACGATCTTCCGCACTTTCCTGACGGCCGGAGCGATCAGTTTCGGCGGCGGCGTGGTCGCGTACCTGCGCGATTTTACGGTGACCGAGACCAAATGGCTCGACGACGACGCCTTTCTTGACGCGCTCGAGATAAGCCAGACGCTGCCGGGGCTGAACGCGATCAACATGAGCGTGATCATCGGCGACAACCTGCGCGGCATCCCGGGCGCGATCGCAGCCGTGCTCGGGCTCGTGCTTCCCGGCGTGATCGTTATCATGGGCCTGGGCGCGGCCTGGCAGGAAGAATCGCACAATGTGCAGGTCAGGATGTTCCTCATCGGGGTGGCGGCGGCGGCGGTCGGGTTGTTGAGCACGGTCACGCTGCAGCTCGGACACAAGCAGTTTGCGAAGCCGCTTGACCTCGCGATCATCCTGGCCACCTTCATCGCGGTGAGCATCCTGCGCGTTCCGCTGTATATCGTTCTGCTGGTAATAGGTACGGCCGCGATCCTGCTTTACCGGCCGGGCGCCAGGCACGAGTCGCTCGAAGAACGCGCGCGCCATCTGCGCGAGCGCCTGCGCCACCGCCATTACATCCATCTCCGCCACTGA
- a CDS encoding chromate transporter, with product MAKLLNMTWVFMLLAILAVGGGTAVLPEMQHLTVDQFHWVTKAQFRDIYSLGQVAPGPNMLMVLLIGHKMAGALGALVVGLAFFLPDCILTLVANRLWVHFKDSPWRAAIQHGMAPVAIGLMLAGTYAIARLSIFNLTSLLIALVIFALLMWRHINAALLVLGGGITYVMLPHLMAHLFPH from the coding sequence ATGGCGAAATTGCTCAACATGACCTGGGTTTTTATGCTCCTTGCGATCCTCGCGGTGGGCGGCGGCACAGCAGTGCTGCCCGAAATGCAACACTTGACGGTGGACCAGTTTCACTGGGTGACGAAGGCCCAGTTCCGCGACATCTACAGCCTCGGCCAGGTGGCGCCGGGACCGAACATGCTGATGGTGCTGCTAATCGGGCACAAGATGGCGGGTGCGCTGGGCGCGCTGGTAGTGGGGCTAGCGTTCTTCCTGCCCGACTGCATCCTGACACTCGTGGCAAACCGGCTTTGGGTGCATTTCAAGGATTCGCCGTGGCGAGCGGCGATTCAGCACGGGATGGCGCCGGTCGCTATCGGCCTGATGCTGGCGGGGACGTACGCGATCGCGCGGCTGTCGATCTTCAACCTGACGAGCCTGCTGATCGCGCTGGTGATTTTCGCGCTCTTGATGTGGCGGCACATTAACGCGGCCCTGCTGGTGCTGGGCGGCGGCATCACTTACGTGATGCTGCCGCACCTGATGGCGCATCTATTTCCGCACTGA